Within Wyeomyia smithii strain HCP4-BCI-WySm-NY-G18 chromosome 2, ASM2978416v1, whole genome shotgun sequence, the genomic segment atatctatgtttctTTAGTCTATGCTTGAGATTATAATAATCCGGCCTGGATTTTGTCAAGGAgaaaacgggacaaatgggtttaaaaacgggacacatgggaaaaataatatttaaaatagTTGATTAGCTGAAGCATACAAACGATTAATCATTGCTTTTAAAAACCTACCTCATTTTCTGCAATATTTAGCATTTGATGGAATTTTAAATTGCGATTTTTGGTGATAAGGTCGTGAAATTTATGATTTTGCATGCCACATACCGTTCGTGATAGAAAGGTCCTTTCCAGTGGCGCGGTACTGCCTGAAGGCacaaaatttactcactaaTATTGATAAATTCCTGCCAGCCTAGAAACTTTCCAATTCAACAAATTTTGTTGCAAAGCTTTATTTCGAAAACTCCTAAAGGAATATCctaaaaacggtacaaaatggtcAAAAAACGGGACGGGTAAAAATGAacgaaaaaacggtactgtcccgttcaatacggtacgtctggtcagcctactttAATTATATGCAGCGAATTCCAACGTGGATATCTATGTTTCTTTATgtagttttcgtttttgcggtgtagctaccccgcggactatactttgtcctatcactgttttttttttacattttccgaactatcccggactacccttttttgtcccggacagtctgcgaaagaaacagagtgcagttttgaagacaccaacacattcacacgtatgtgtcaaaataaaaaaaaatgtgtcaaaatcggtttgctttgatattatcgttcttcgcgtgtcaaacatcaggttgaattttattattattttattttattattttgtcatttttcagtaaattggcaaatttttcgtacagtagcacacacgcgataaaagacaatggcgataatgaccaaatcaaaagtgacagctacctctggtattacgcacaccattgcaactgctcgggaagtgtttttttttcagctgcaaagcgtatagtccgggacgggatagtcctgccgtaaaaacgaattcgacattagtctatcccgaaaaaaaataacattagaagaacattaaaaaaaccttaaaaattgctgtaattgtacatagctataccataatttaactatgtttttcattgtagatacatcGTTTAcagtacagtaaaaataccgtgtttttatTGTAAGCAtaaaaaaacacggtatttttactgtaagcttgtaaacgattgttgtcattaccatgttttaacaacgttttttgttgttgaatctaccaccgacaataaatttaccatgaaaaacattgtcagtgacttctaaatgtatgggaaaaatgcgagcctttggcatccctataccgagtaacagtgaatgacagtgaactcatgtcctgggctcaaattaatttgtgcccgctgtcagcagtaagataaagatgtatgaaaagaagcggtgatatgctatctcatttTTACaaatgttgagatgttagcccttgagacatggcgtgatgccaaaggggtggaaaaatgtctcaaaaaatgctgttaagatacataacgacccccctttttcatcccgcataatcaataaccataaacggatgataatccatatggtttaacgataccccatacagtcgagACTAtaacccgaactagttgttaggcacgttttatggttattgattatgcgggatggtaaaaatggcagaaacgatattttttattgttctggacaatgatatttaatgtaaaactgatgtatctacaatgaaaaacatagttaaattatggtatagctatgtacaatcacagcaatttttaaggtttttttaatgttcttctgttatttttttttcgggatgCTATAACTGACAACATGGTTGTTCTGTCACAGTTGATTCTGCTTTATTGCTACTGGTGGAACGACTGGAAAGAGAATTGTTTACCTAAACAGTGTTGTTGTGACAACCTCACAAGTATGCAGTGATACCAAATgggcagatttgtctgcaaacgcagatttttggagtccgtgtgcagatatttatcgatttgcagatatttgcagtttttccacggtgtCTGCAGGTTTTTGtaagagtctccttatatttgcgcagattttcttaaactGTGTGCAATTtgtacagacttttgcctgcgcaagtgaaattttttcggatcacggatagatttttttcagatttcgagcacatttttccggtttttcgagcagttgcagacattttacaaaaacatctggcatctctgcaagTATGGCGTtagccaagtatgatgacagttctacaaggtaggctacatttttgtctacccacgcacacaaacaaatctcgttatgaaaaattcacgttttgtatggaattcagaacatttttggaaatttctcgttttatgttgttttatatctgatttttttggttggagagtgaatctccagttgaaacacactagaaattgatattaatttagatttagtgtgaaaaattgcgacaatatgtcgaaataaaatatatagaaatgctatatttctaattgTTGGAGCATAAtattagtcattgtcatagctcatgacttttgttactgtatgaaatataagcgactctatttcgaagcgctattagagtacaagaaaaaaacgaaaagtgcgaaaaggttaccggcaaattgatgaaaaacagcatattttacctaaaccgcagcatgtttatgtattccccacaaataaacatgtttcaacatcatttctataacttttcaggaaagtatgttttataattttagtttaaaatgcaaaatcatttcaaacttcatacaaaattggaaaaagttcataacgatcactaatactaatgcatcgacgtgaatagcataccttttagaactgtcatctatacttggtGGCGTTAGTGCGCAAATATAAATTAATATTaatcactgtttattttcaggTATTTCAACATTTTGTGTGTACATATACAAGCCACGCAACAAAAATctatcttaaccctctagtggtttgactgaagcccgccaaaaggcggcattgggcactagagggttaagaaaatcaggacaaatgctagaatatgaaaaagAAATCAGAAAGCTCAGATAGgatttcaaaatcaggacatgtcctgctaaatctggacggatggtatccctaggaaaaccagatgtgcagatttgtctgcaaaacgcagatatTTAGGGTCCGTGTgcttattttttcttgattagcAGTTTGTTGCagatttttcatagttcctgcatatttttgtcagagtctccttatatttttgcagattttctcaaaatgtgtgcagacttTTGcatgcgcgagcgaaattttttcgaatcacggagATTTTTTTCTAGATTTCAAGCAGATAGTTCCGggtttcgagcagttgcaggcATTTTCCAAAAACATCTGACATCTCTGCGGTACACGCTccctaaaatgaattcaaaaatgattagaaaacaattcattttcataaaaagtggaacaacacgaaaattgagtaactctgttgttattcaaaattgtgtaaccatagtatgggcaaatactgtgtatttattattcagaatgatgtatacaattgaactcattttttgtgtttaataaaactcatttagttcttaaaaaatatcagtttatgtgtacaaaattatccatttattgaatttaaaactactcagttttgaaattgaaacctacacagatttagattttgaaactatcaaatttttgaatagaaaaatattcatttttgaatttaaaactaaCCATTTTCAGAGTTTAAAAGTACTCAGTTTAAGAATTGAAAACCACTCAGTTTGAAATACGATGTTAGCGTAGAGAGGGATGTTTGTGCCGGTAACAgtcagaacaaaacaaacaaaatctgaacggtgtctaattatatttattttttaagtatattttgctctttttttgtgatgcataatcacttgatattttactctcccacaattttcctgatgacacgaacaacctgaaaacttttggttctttagaatgaataatgaaaaaagtttatatgtgtaccttaaagctttttaaaatgtccgtgaccaccttcccagcgattttctcattttttggaatcactcaaacagccacaagaatagataacacggccgcaaaggctaaataatggcgcacaaatgttgaatcatggtgccgccttttcactcgtgtcaaataatggtgtcgttttttcatgcttgctactcaaaattgagttatagtggtaaattcaaaaatgagttattctagattaagttaaaatcagtgtaaaaattacacagaatcaccaaatgcggtattcattttttgacgtttccatgcaacttatgaaattgaattaaaactaattcattcgccgtgttacttttcacgagcgtgTAGTTGCTTGCCAAATGTGTCAGCTGTTATTTGACGCAGTCTTCATTCTTACTTTGAAATCTGAGATTTAAAATTAAAGAGTTATCCAAATAACATAAACATGTTTGCATGTTACATGAGATATGTAAACAAGCAAATAAATACGTGAATGTATTTATTATGCTTTCCAGCAAGTAAGTGTTCAACGTTGATAAATCGTTTTGGTATAACGTCGATTTCCACAACAGTTATAACCACAGGTTCAGTTTCTATTTTTATTCATAaagccagttttttttttctttttaaggggagggggggatttgtaagtagcttaagtattcatGATAAATATGGCGACTActtaacactgttagaaatttgtaattttaattgctaggatttgtttgctttcgcaattaggacttatcattcgtagggattttaacctacttgtcaaaaaaggggaagtaaacttacaactgaCTGTGGTTTGGgtaactttagatttcatttacatgcttgatatctttgatactatgtctttcttatATCTTAAAACTGCTTTCTActctttattacgtttttggcggtttttgtcgatgcactgatgcatcagaacctatagccatgtgctaacagtgatggaaacgaaacgaatatgatgcaatcgtcgtttattcatcatatgtgcacttcacgaagtgtacaggccgggactaaactcgaatcctctcaacctataatgaaatgatgatagggtgcataggtttctgggagaaaacaaacacatgactagactacatcagctctgagaagcaattcgatcgttgcgtttgtctttccataggccggtagttacgggaagaaaggatagcaagaggagaaaatcatgtcgcctgaacagcagcagaggtgtggtgcggtgagagggaatgtgtgggggaaggaactacttcggcagcggttgagtttaagcgagagtaggagagcatacactgtcattttctttctttttctgacaaaaaatcatattcatgagtcaaaagaataaggatataacaagttctgatcgctctctgtaacagagacgaataacttcatataccgagttgtgcacattgagaaccacgtattgtggtgtacactaatgaatagaaatatgtcgtaaagaggaaagcaaaaagagtgcaccagcaccgatactttgtttttcgcatactgacgacgatgtaaaCGCATCCTAGGCtagttttatatgtattcattaatcgctagaggtgatttttttccttcgctgtgtgctaatttaacacgtgtgccgaacattagttaagacgcagttagctttaaTTTCCTTGCACTTTCtgcataccaggcgagaggaggtgagtggaggattAAAAGCAAAGGTCAGAACAgcagtgtttgcgttgctacccacaaaaaaataacaaactttagtgtacctcagcttcagagtttgcttgggaaaaaggcaatttgagtaactttcgtttgtcgtgcgcgttactgaaagacaagcaaactatatatattctgcaacttaattgctaacataatggctataaagagagagcttatcgtttcaattgaggattgcaatggtttttgtcgaaaattgttaataattttatttgacatagcttctaatgttccaacaccagtaagtctatgtaattcgagtgtaccaaaccaaggaggacgcttcaaaatcagcGTTTTCTtacttgttgaacagcaacttgaccagatcggtacagcataaagcatttaAATAACACCTCAAATCAACTATCGTTATCGTTAAatctatttatatttatataaattGCACGACAAGATCATTTTagtttaggggccatccacataccacgtggacagatttttagcgattttgacccccccccctccccctccgtggacaactgctcatataaatttaaaaaaattgtatggaccgtggacattacccaaccacccccccccccccaaggctgtccacgtggtatgtggatggccccttactttATTTCTATGTCATTCACAAAAGATAAAATTCATAAGAACTCGTGGCAGGATAGGCATTGGAAATAATGATTGGAAGATGGGATAAGAGGGCGAGGGCGTTTTTTGTGAATCACGCGTTTGACTTTAAATCGGTTGGATTTTCTGATATGCAGTCTGCTGATGAGGTCACTGCTTGAATATTCCAAATGGCTACACCACAGCTTTAATATTACAGTATCTACTACTACTAACACATGTATTAGGACACGAAAAAATTGGCAATTTTCAGTTGATAATAAAAACATTATTATCGCTTCATTTTAGTCAAAATATATTAATAACTCAATACATATTTAGGTAGAAAAACGTTTAAAAATTAACGAGATTAAAAATATCTAAATTTAGGTTGATCGTCGCTTTCTGTCCACGACAATATCAATCTCTACCTTTAAGTTTAAAatgaattatgtaaataaacgTAAAACTCAATTTACTTTAAGTCACCATCATTGGCAAACATGGATTCCCAATTTTCTCGTGGTGAAACAATCGGCATATAGTGAAACATATCggcaaatatatatttaaaaccgatttttttctgGCAGTTGTTTCAGTAGAATAATATAGTTCATTTGTTTCAGTGGTGTTTAGCATACGCACAATTTTCTCGCATTGCCTGATAGTCCTGATAGTATTGCATTTCATTTTATATACAACGATGGCTAATGAAGTCGATACCCAGTTTGTTCGAAAAACTAATGATTTTGCGTTGGAACTATATACGGTAGGAAAAATTAGTGCTTATCAATGAATCAGAAGCTTATCTAATTATTGATTACGTGTCTTTCAGCAAATTATTTCTggtgaaaagaaaaatgttgTTATCTCCCCGTTTTCTATTAGCACCTGTTTGTCATTTGCAGCGATGGGCGCGGGGGGCATAACCGCCGATGAACTGTTTTCAGCATTAAAATATGGAAATTCTGCTGAAAAAGTCAATGTAGCAGAAAGTTACGGAAACATATTAGCAAATTTGAGTACTAACAAAAGCCTTAAAATTGCTAATAAGATGTATGTTATGGAACGGTATTCACTGAAGTCAGACTTCCACGAAATTGCGGTTAAAAAATTTCAATCGGAAGCTGAAAATATTAATTTCGCTGAGAATATTAAAGCAGCAAAAACGATCAACACATGGGTGGAACAGAAAACTAACAACAAAATTCATGATCTCATCTCTCCTGATGCTCTCGATGATTACACCCGAATGGTCCTTGTTAATGCCATTCATTTCAAAGGAACGTGGACTCACCAATTCAATCCAGCCAGCACCCGACCAATGCCTTTTTGGATTAGTGCCACAGCATCAGTAGATGTTCCAATGATGAATACtaaaaaacatttcaaacatGGCGTATTCGAAGAACTAGGACTAACCATGCTTGAATTACCCTACTGTGACAGCGATGTTACAATGTTAATTATGCTTCCAAATGAACGagatgggttgaaaaagcttgaagacacgctcctTACTATCGATATTCCTTACTTGATGACTAAAATGTATACACAAGAAGTAGAAGTATTTTTACCAAAGTTTAAAATTGAATTCGATATTGACCTACaagaaacattag encodes:
- the LOC129723567 gene encoding serine protease inhibitor 42Dd-like isoform X5, giving the protein MANEVDTQFVRKTNDFALELYTQIISGEKKNVVISPFSISTCLSFAAMGAGGITADELFSALKYGNSAEKVNVAESYGNILANLSTNKSLKIANKMYVMERYSLKSDFHEIAVKKFQSEAENINFAENIKAAKTINTWVEQKTNNKIHDLISPDALDDYTRMVLVNAIHFKGTWTHQFNPASTRPMPFWISATASVDVPMMNTKKHFKHGVFEELGLTMLELPYCDSDVTMLIMLPNERDGLKKLEDTLLTIDIPYLMTKMYTQEVEVFLPKFKIEFDIDLQETLEKLGIKRMFTDQADFSGLLDQSDPLKVSKVIHKAFIEVNEEGAEAAAATATFARLKRAIRSTSYFKVDHPFMCLLLTKNHIIFIVKIVHLGHMLTRHEEL
- the LOC129723567 gene encoding serine protease inhibitor 42Dd-like isoform X3 translates to MANEVDTQFVRKTNDFALELYTQIISGEKKNVVISPFSISTCLSFAAMGAGGITADELFSALKYGNSAEKVNVAESYGNILANLSTNKSLKIANKMYVMERYSLKSDFHEIAVKKFQSEAENINFAENIKAAKTINTWVEQKTNNKIHDLISPDALDDYTRMVLVNAIHFKGTWTHQFNPASTRPMPFWISATASVDVPMMNTKKHFKHGVFEELGLTMLELPYCDSDVTMLIMLPNERDGLKKLEDTLLTIDIPYLMTKMYTQEVEVFLPKFKIEFDIDLQETLEKLGIKRMFTDQADFSGLLDQSDPLKVSKVIHKAFIEVNEEGAEAAAATGMIMQMRCMINHPFFTVDHPFMYLLKQGDQIYFIGKMIHA
- the LOC129723567 gene encoding serine protease inhibitor 42Dd-like isoform X2; protein product: MANEVDTQFVRKTNDFALELYTQIISGEKKNVVISPFSISTCLSFAAMGAGGITADELFSALKYGNSAEKVNVAESYGNILANLSTNKSLKIANKMYVMERYSLKSDFHEIAVKKFQSEAENINFAENIKAAKTINTWVEQKTNNKIHDLISPDALDDYTRMVLVNAIHFKGTWTHQFNPASTRPMPFWISATASVDVPMMNTKKHFKHGVFEELGLTMLELPYCDSDVTMLIMLPNERDGLKKLEDTLLTIDIPYLMTKMYTQEVEVFLPKFKIEFDIDLQETLEKLGIKRMFTDQADFSGLLDQSDPLKVSKVIHKAFIEVNEEGAEAAAATGMIAMAMCYIEPIMFLADRPFYFALIHGNNFGCLIFNGRIMNPVQ
- the LOC129723567 gene encoding serine protease inhibitor 42Dd-like isoform X4 — translated: MYLLCFPAMVFSIRTIFSHCLIVLIVLHFILYTTMANEVDTQFVRKTNDFALELYTQIISGEKKNVVISPFSISTCLSFAAMGAGGITADELFSALKYGNSAEKVNVAESYGNILANLSTNKSLKIANKMYVMERYSLKSDFHEIAVKKFQSEAENINFAENIKAAKTINTWVEQKTNNKIHDLISPDALDDYTRMVLVNAIHFKGTWTHQFNPASTRPMPFWISATASVDVPMMNTKKHFKHGVFEELGLTMLELPYCDSDVTMLIMLPNERDGLKKLEDTLLTIDIPYLMTKMYTQEVEVFLPKFKIEFDIDLQETLEKLGIKRMFTDQADFSGLLDQSDPLKVSKVIHKAFIEVNEEGAEAAAATATFARLKRAIRSTSYFKVDHPFMCLLLTKNHIIFIVKIVHLGHMLTRHEEL
- the LOC129723567 gene encoding serine protease inhibitor 42Dd-like isoform X1 gives rise to the protein MYLLCFPASKCSTLINRFGITSISTTVITTVVFSIRTIFSHCLIVLIVLHFILYTTMANEVDTQFVRKTNDFALELYTQIISGEKKNVVISPFSISTCLSFAAMGAGGITADELFSALKYGNSAEKVNVAESYGNILANLSTNKSLKIANKMYVMERYSLKSDFHEIAVKKFQSEAENINFAENIKAAKTINTWVEQKTNNKIHDLISPDALDDYTRMVLVNAIHFKGTWTHQFNPASTRPMPFWISATASVDVPMMNTKKHFKHGVFEELGLTMLELPYCDSDVTMLIMLPNERDGLKKLEDTLLTIDIPYLMTKMYTQEVEVFLPKFKIEFDIDLQETLEKLGIKRMFTDQADFSGLLDQSDPLKVSKVIHKAFIEVNEEGAEAAAATATFARLKRAIRSTSYFKVDHPFMCLLLTKNHIIFIVKIVHLGHMLTRHEEL